The following proteins come from a genomic window of Phnomibacter ginsenosidimutans:
- a CDS encoding PepSY-associated TM helix domain-containing protein produces the protein MKVFFRRIHLYLSFATGLVVMVVCFTGAVLVFEEELQHAFHKDRYYVPVQSKAMSTDAIIASFEQQLAGSKVQQVKWFAGADRSVEISFVQKKKEEKKTGDANPAAGNNEARKTAFVNPYTGQLIELYNYRDTFFYTMMALHRWLLGEDIGKMIVGVCTILFLVILITGLILWWPKTRLLIKQRLSVKWTAGFKRLNHDFHIVFGFYSLIFLFVFGFTGLAWSFEWFNKGIYTVTNSSMERPKPPKSDSTVQQPRIGAEQALQTGMAQLKDAAYYTLALPKDSTDVFTLTALTADAPHNTASDQLFIDQYKGQVIKTNLYKDRNLGQRVRSTFKPVHTGAIFGWPGKIISVIVCLFGVSFPITGTIMWWNRTRKKRA, from the coding sequence ATGAAAGTTTTCTTCCGCCGCATTCACCTGTATTTAAGTTTTGCCACCGGCCTGGTGGTGATGGTTGTATGCTTCACCGGTGCCGTGCTGGTGTTTGAAGAAGAGCTGCAACATGCTTTTCACAAAGACCGCTACTATGTACCTGTGCAAAGCAAAGCCATGAGCACCGATGCCATTATTGCCAGCTTTGAACAACAACTAGCAGGCAGCAAAGTGCAGCAGGTGAAATGGTTTGCCGGCGCCGACCGCAGCGTGGAAATCAGTTTTGTACAAAAGAAAAAGGAAGAGAAAAAGACCGGCGATGCCAACCCTGCCGCCGGCAACAATGAAGCCCGTAAAACAGCGTTTGTCAATCCATACACCGGCCAGTTGATTGAACTGTACAATTACCGCGACACGTTTTTCTATACCATGATGGCGCTGCACCGCTGGCTGCTGGGCGAAGATATTGGCAAAATGATTGTGGGTGTTTGTACCATCCTCTTTCTCGTTATTCTCATTACAGGCCTTATACTTTGGTGGCCTAAAACGCGGTTGCTCATTAAGCAACGTTTGTCTGTAAAATGGACGGCCGGTTTCAAACGCCTCAACCACGACTTCCATATTGTGTTTGGTTTTTACAGCCTCATCTTTTTGTTTGTGTTTGGCTTTACCGGTTTGGCCTGGTCGTTTGAGTGGTTCAACAAAGGCATTTACACTGTAACCAACAGTAGCATGGAACGCCCCAAGCCACCCAAAAGCGACAGCACTGTGCAACAACCACGCATTGGTGCAGAGCAGGCGTTGCAAACAGGCATGGCACAATTGAAAGATGCCGCTTACTACACCCTTGCATTGCCCAAAGATTCAACCGATGTGTTTACACTTACAGCACTCACTGCCGATGCACCGCACAATACTGCCAGCGATCAGTTGTTTATCGATCAATACAAAGGGCAGGTGATTAAAACCAATTTGTACAAAGACCGCAACCTTGGCCAGCGGGTACGCAGCACATTCAAACCTGTACATACAGGCGCCATCTTTGGCTGGCCGGGCAAAATCATTTCGGTCATTGTGTGCTTGTTTGGTGTGAGCTTCCCCATTACAGGTACCATTATGTGGTGGAACCGCACCCGCAAAAAACGGGCATAA
- a CDS encoding ABC transporter permease, whose protein sequence is MVFTLIQIELYKIFRKPRTYIGFVAIAVIVGLIQLALKADGQTWLKLMFSGMDDMFAIQDGNVLNGYFVCFLVLNTLLIQVPLLVALVTGDMVAGEANLGTLRLLLTKPISRSEVMLAKFSAGLIYTFILLLWMAILALFLSMAMFGTSDLLVNKSYAIIQFYVDADGDDVFWRYIVAFGFAYAALATVAALSFMLSVFAENSIGPIVTTMSIILVCTIISTMDLPLFTKVNPFLFTSYMTSWKGMFNMAVDENGAAIRGSVYSINALMQAMGVLVGHIVLFFGVALYAFKKKDILS, encoded by the coding sequence GTGGTATTTACGCTGATACAAATAGAGCTCTATAAAATTTTTCGCAAGCCCCGCACCTACATCGGTTTTGTAGCCATCGCAGTTATTGTAGGGTTGATACAACTGGCCCTGAAAGCCGACGGGCAAACCTGGCTCAAGCTCATGTTTAGTGGCATGGACGACATGTTTGCCATACAAGATGGCAATGTGCTCAATGGCTATTTCGTGTGCTTTTTGGTGCTGAATACGCTGCTCATACAAGTGCCGCTATTGGTAGCACTCGTAACTGGTGATATGGTAGCCGGCGAAGCTAACCTTGGTACGTTGCGATTGCTGCTCACCAAGCCCATTAGCCGATCGGAAGTCATGCTGGCCAAGTTTTCCGCAGGATTGATTTACACATTCATCCTGCTGTTGTGGATGGCCATTCTTGCATTGTTTTTAAGCATGGCCATGTTTGGCACCAGCGATTTGCTGGTGAATAAAAGCTATGCCATCATTCAGTTTTATGTAGATGCCGATGGTGATGATGTGTTCTGGCGATACATTGTAGCATTTGGTTTTGCGTATGCGGCTTTGGCTACAGTGGCAGCCTTGTCATTCATGCTGAGTGTGTTTGCCGAAAACAGCATCGGCCCTATTGTTACCACCATGAGCATCATTTTGGTGTGCACCATCATCAGCACCATGGATTTGCCATTGTTTACAAAAGTCAATCCATTTCTCTTTACCAGTTACATGACTTCATGGAAGGGTATGTTCAACATGGCGGTGGATGAAAACGGCGCAGCTATTCGTGGTTCGGTGTACAGCATCAATGCACTCATGCAGGCCATGGGTGTACTTGTTGGCCATATCGTTTTGTTTTTTGGCGTGGCGCTATATGCCTTTAAAAAGAAAGATATTTTGAGTTGA
- a CDS encoding ABC transporter ATP-binding protein, with translation MSTLIEVKNLSKQFKDVHAVNGLSFSVQQGDIYGFLGQNGAGKSTSIRMLMGLIQPSGGEINMFGYRMPEHKKDVLRQIGAIIERPDLYKYLSAYDNLDMMARLSGLKPTRQLLMDQLDKVGLAARAHSKVKTFSQGMKQRLGIAIAMVHDPQLIILDEPTNGLDPQGIAEMRHMIINLRKEHQKTVIVSSHLLNEIEQVATRMIIIDKGRKVIEGSTSELFDPANTLVELQTNDADAAEKIGHSAWAARMKQEADSLLFTLHADDVPALAKDLVAMDIAIDNLSKRHSLESLFLTLTGK, from the coding sequence ATGAGCACACTGATTGAAGTAAAAAACCTGAGCAAACAGTTTAAAGATGTACATGCCGTCAATGGCCTGTCATTTTCCGTACAGCAGGGAGATATCTATGGTTTTTTGGGGCAAAACGGAGCGGGTAAAAGTACCAGCATCCGCATGCTGATGGGGCTGATACAACCCAGCGGCGGCGAAATAAACATGTTTGGCTACCGCATGCCGGAGCATAAAAAAGACGTGCTGCGCCAGATAGGTGCTATTATTGAACGCCCCGATTTGTACAAATACCTGAGTGCTTACGACAACCTGGACATGATGGCCCGGCTGAGTGGCCTCAAACCTACCCGCCAATTGCTGATGGACCAACTGGACAAAGTAGGGCTGGCGGCCCGTGCCCACAGTAAGGTAAAAACCTTTAGCCAAGGCATGAAGCAACGTTTGGGCATTGCCATTGCCATGGTGCACGACCCGCAACTGATTATTTTAGATGAACCTACCAACGGCCTCGACCCGCAGGGCATTGCCGAAATGCGGCACATGATTATTAACCTGCGCAAAGAGCATCAGAAAACAGTGATTGTGAGCAGCCACCTGCTCAACGAAATAGAACAGGTGGCTACGAGGATGATCATCATTGACAAGGGCCGGAAAGTAATAGAAGGCAGCACCAGCGAACTCTTTGACCCCGCAAATACCTTGGTAGAACTGCAAACCAACGATGCAGATGCGGCGGAAAAAATTGGCCATAGTGCATGGGCTGCTCGAATGAAGCAAGAAGCAGATAGCTTGCTGTTTACTCTGCATGCCGATGATGTGCCGGCCTTGGCTAAAGACCTGGTGGCCATGGATATTGCCATCGACAACCTGAGCAAACGTCATTCGCTGGAGAGTTTGTTTTTGACGCTGACAGGGAAGTGA
- a CDS encoding FUSC family protein, whose product MTLFNLPTQWQQYRRFMHSFYFYEGMRLTVGIMLPVLLGIYFRHNSWGIAAAIGALAAGITDFPGPIHHRINGIVAVSLSVVGITLITGQLIHHPWALGLFIAVAGFAFAIITVYGNRAAQIGTASLVILTLLVDETRVVHSYNELALVTLAGALMYLLLSLLLYRLRPYKLVQQVLGQCMQQTAVYLELKSRFYLPQPNYDALYQELTEAQVHINAAQQNVREIMFKTRSIIKESTHTSKVLLLAFLDLVDLFDSVMASQPNYRLMQTHLQTHPLLPRMHALLQRMATELNQTGQAFAEGNAYPPVPDTATAIQELNQLFEASRHEILDADLIEAFITLRHALDALEDVYHKLALLQQYSTYHKGIDLSRKVEYQRFIVPSYFSGRQVLNNLSWRSNIFRYSIRMMTAMLAGYWLAQMLPIGHAYWVVLTIVVILKPAYAITRQRNIDRLLGTFIGVAIGAGILYSTTHTGILLGCMLVFMILSFSFWRHKYFISVLTLTVFIVLAMQLLNPGNFTLLLKDRLIDTVIGSCIAFVFTLLIPPVWEKLQIGALTRQTIHDNKRWFDYISMAFEGKQLHISEYKLHRKQLYVSLANFSDAFQRMTNEPKAMQQQAPYWQQLLVSNHTLASHMAALYNELQELQETEWLDDFLPITRQISNRLQTALSFLGETGGQQQEGAATGMEEVAIRHEVNQLLEQRRQELERGEMETHTRGKLVALKSILDQLDMMLQLSGDIRRVSRKISR is encoded by the coding sequence ATGACACTGTTCAATCTTCCCACACAATGGCAGCAGTACCGCCGTTTCATGCATTCGTTTTATTTCTACGAAGGCATGCGGCTTACTGTGGGCATTATGCTACCCGTGTTGCTGGGTATTTACTTCCGCCACAATAGCTGGGGCATTGCAGCGGCTATTGGTGCTTTGGCAGCAGGCATCACCGATTTTCCGGGGCCCATTCACCACCGCATCAATGGTATTGTAGCAGTATCACTTTCGGTGGTGGGCATTACCCTCATCACAGGTCAACTAATTCATCACCCGTGGGCTTTGGGTTTGTTTATTGCAGTAGCTGGTTTTGCATTTGCCATCATCACTGTGTATGGCAACAGAGCCGCTCAAATTGGTACCGCCAGTCTGGTCATTCTTACACTGCTGGTAGATGAAACCCGAGTGGTGCATTCGTACAACGAGCTGGCATTAGTGACGCTTGCCGGTGCCCTTATGTATTTACTGCTCAGCCTTTTGCTCTACCGCTTACGGCCCTACAAACTGGTACAGCAAGTGCTGGGCCAGTGCATGCAGCAAACAGCCGTATACCTGGAGCTGAAATCCCGTTTCTACTTGCCCCAACCCAACTACGATGCACTCTATCAGGAGCTCACCGAAGCTCAGGTACACATCAATGCAGCGCAGCAAAATGTGCGGGAGATTATGTTTAAAACCCGCAGCATTATTAAAGAAAGTACACATACCAGTAAAGTGTTGCTGCTGGCCTTTCTGGATCTGGTGGATCTGTTTGATAGTGTGATGGCTTCGCAGCCCAACTACCGTTTGATGCAAACGCATTTGCAAACACATCCATTGTTGCCCCGCATGCATGCCTTGCTGCAGCGCATGGCCACGGAGCTCAACCAAACCGGGCAGGCTTTTGCCGAAGGCAATGCTTATCCGCCGGTGCCCGATACCGCCACTGCTATTCAAGAGCTCAATCAGTTGTTTGAAGCATCCCGCCACGAGATACTCGATGCCGATTTAATTGAAGCATTCATTACCCTGCGACATGCATTGGATGCCTTGGAAGATGTGTATCACAAGCTGGCATTGCTGCAGCAATACAGCACCTACCACAAAGGCATAGACCTGAGTAGAAAAGTAGAATACCAGCGGTTTATTGTACCCAGTTATTTCAGTGGGCGGCAGGTGCTCAACAACCTGAGCTGGCGAAGCAATATTTTCCGGTATTCCATTCGCATGATGACGGCCATGCTGGCCGGTTACTGGCTGGCGCAAATGTTGCCCATTGGCCATGCCTATTGGGTGGTGCTCACCATTGTGGTGATTTTAAAACCCGCTTACGCCATCACCCGCCAGCGAAACATCGACCGCTTGCTGGGTACATTTATTGGCGTGGCCATTGGCGCCGGCATTTTGTACAGCACCACTCACACGGGCATTTTGCTCGGCTGCATGTTGGTCTTCATGATTTTGTCGTTCAGCTTTTGGCGGCACAAATACTTCATCAGTGTATTAACGTTGACCGTATTTATTGTACTGGCCATGCAGTTGCTCAATCCCGGCAACTTCACATTGCTGCTCAAAGACAGGTTGATAGATACGGTGATTGGATCTTGTATCGCATTTGTATTTACGCTGCTTATACCACCTGTTTGGGAGAAGTTGCAGATAGGTGCTCTCACCCGCCAAACCATTCACGACAACAAGCGTTGGTTCGATTACATCAGCATGGCATTTGAAGGAAAGCAGTTGCACATTAGTGAGTACAAATTACATCGCAAGCAACTCTATGTTTCTTTGGCCAACTTCAGCGATGCTTTTCAACGCATGACTAATGAACCCAAGGCCATGCAGCAACAAGCGCCTTACTGGCAGCAGTTGCTGGTGAGCAATCACACACTGGCTTCGCACATGGCTGCACTCTACAATGAGCTGCAAGAACTGCAGGAAACAGAATGGCTCGATGATTTTTTACCCATCACCCGGCAAATCAGTAACCGCCTTCAAACGGCTCTCAGCTTCTTAGGCGAAACTGGCGGCCAACAACAAGAAGGTGCCGCCACCGGCATGGAAGAAGTGGCGATACGCCATGAGGTAAATCAACTACTGGAGCAACGCCGGCAAGAGCTGGAACGAGGCGAAATGGAAACCCATACCCGGGGCAAATTAGTGGCCCTCAAAAGCATTCTCGATCAGCTGGACATGATGCTGCAACTGAGCGGCGATATTAGAAGGGTGAGTAGAAAAATAAGCAGATAG
- a CDS encoding Arc family DNA binding domain-containing protein, which yields MAKESKKNFVLRLDAATYQLLEQWAADEFRSINGQLEYLINKALKDAGHMKNTSPPVTAKKN from the coding sequence ATGGCAAAAGAATCGAAAAAGAATTTTGTATTGCGTTTAGACGCTGCTACTTATCAGCTGCTCGAACAATGGGCGGCTGATGAGTTTCGCAGCATCAACGGACAGTTGGAATATTTGATCAATAAGGCGTTGAAAGATGCAGGGCATATGAAAAATACTTCGCCGCCTGTTACTGCAAAAAAAAACTGA